GCTCATGCGCCGCGAGCATTTGCTCCACAGCAGCGGATAAATCTCTCACCAAGGTCACGCCTGCAGCCGCCAAAGCGGCCAACAGTGCACGCGCAGCATGTTCCGGGCACAGTCCCGCAACCGGACGCTGTCAACCTTTTGTTCACAATCATGCCGGTCAGGCGTTGAATTCCTATGGGGTGAATCCCCCAATTGCCGTATGACGGTTAACCGGAATGAGAGGGTTGATGTTTCATGGACCGCGCGACGGAGGGACCGGCATTGGAAAGTCGGGGGGCGGCGCTAATTTGGTCTCACGGACATTGCTCTTAACCGGCAGTTCATGCCAGCCAGTGAAAGCTCGACGCCGGAGACCGTATGACGACTAAATCACCGCAGTTCACCGCACTCATCGCGGACGATCATGACCTGATCCGATCTGCGTTGCGCCTGGCGCTGGAAAAACCCGGGTCAATCGAGCCCGATGGCATTGGTGTTGTCGCAGAAGCATCCAACGGTATTGAGGCCGTATCGGCAGCCAAACGTTTCAAGCCCGACCTGATTATTCTCGATATTTCCATGCCGCTTGCCTCCGGCGCGGAAGTGTTTGAGGACATACGCCGCTGGTCGCCTGATTCGCGCATTGTCATTTTGACCGCGGTTACCTCGCCTGGCCTTCTGGCCAGCATAAAAGATGGCGGTGCTGCCGGCCTCTTTTCAAAGGCAGGCAGCAATGAGGAACTGTTTGCCCAGCTTCCCCACATCCTGCGCGGCGGCACATATTTTGCCGAGAGCATGACAAGAATCATCAGCAGGAGTGAAAAACACATAAACCTGACCGCGCGCGAACGGCAATATCTGACAATGGTTCTGCGCGGCAAAAGCAATGCGGACATTGCCGACGGGATGGGCATCAGTGCAAAAACTGCCGAAAAACATCGCGCCAGCATGATGAAGAAGCTCGGCGTGCATTCGGCCGCGCAATTGTTTCACCGGGCCAACGAGCTTGGGATGATTGAAGCCTCCGATCAGCCTGACTGACTGACCGGGACCGGCATATTCAAGGAAATCGCGGCCCCCTTTCCCTCCGGCGCGAGCAATTGCAGATCAAAGTTCAAGGACTCCGCCAGGTCGTGGGCAATTGCCAGGCCAAACCCCTGCCCCTCGATGCCGTCAGAATGACGCTCGAGGCGCACCTTGCGTCTGATCGCCAGCTGGAATTCTTCCTGGGTCAGGCCGGGACCATCATCACGCACTTCTACCGCAATCGTTTTGCCTCTGCGGCTCGCATGCAGGCGTATGGCGCCCTCGGTAGAATATTTGATGGCGTTGGCAACCAGATTGCTCAGTATGCGCATGACCTGCAAAGCCGGCACCTCGACATCCGGTATATCCGGATCAAGCAAAAGGTTCGTGCCTTTTTGCTGAGCGTCTTCAATAAACATCGCGTGGATCGTATTGAGCAGTTCGGGCAGGCCTATCATTTCGGAACTGGCTGGCGCTTCGTTGTTTGCCGACACATGCTCCGCCAAAAGGTTCTCCAGATAGTCCAGCGTCGTCTCGGCCGTTGCCCATCCATCGCTGAGTCTGTCGTCGCCGGTCAGCGAGTTCACCGTCAGGCGCAGGGCATTCAGCGGTTGGCGTAGATCATGCAGTGCATTCTGTGAGGATATATCCCGGTCGCGGGCCGCCTCTTCCGCCTCAGCATATTTGTTTTCCAGCGCCTGCAGGCGGCGGCTCAAATCAAGGTTCTCGCGCGTCTGGGCGAGGTTCTCCTGCAGGACCTCCTGCTGCAGTGTACGTTCCTGGAGATACCGGTCGGCGATGGCAAGGCCCATCAAGCCAGCGTCCAGGACCATCACAAGCCGCATGAAGTCGAGTTGCGCTTCCTGCGAAATGTCCAGGCCGATCCAATGCTGCAAGGTCATGATGAGCGCCGCGAACGCGCCGCCAATCCAGGCAAACATGAAAAACCGGACCATCTTGAAACGTTCAATGGCCGCGACGACACCGGCGGAAATACAAGCAATGATGGATATCAGAGCAAACAGCACCATGAGCTTCTTGGCCATCTGCGTGTCAATCAGCGCATAGATATCAAGGCCAATGGCGGCGGCGATCACCGCGTAGAGAACCTTGTTCATGACCGGGTGGTACTTCGCCGTTTCCAGAAAAAGCCGCGTATATATCGCGCCGCAGATAATGAAGCTGCTTCCCCACACGAGGCTCGCATTGGTGTTGAACCATGGGGCGTTTGGCCACAGATATTGGAACCCGGTTCCATCGGAATGCACGATGTACATCAAAATGCTGCCGGCATAGGCGGCATAGGCCGGAAAAACACTGAGCCGCAATATCGCAAACGCGATCAAGGCAGCCACGACCATGATCGTCATCATGCCGTAGAATACGAACTTCTTGGCCGTATTATTGGCTGCCTGTCCTGCAAATGACTCTCGGCTTTCGAGGGTCATTTTCGCCTCCGACGAACCGCCGGATGCATAACGGACCAGGATGGTGGCTGTTTCGTTCGGTTGGAGATTGAGCGGTGCGACCAGTTGGGCATAGGGGACGGGCCGTTCGGAAAATGTGCTTTGCGGCGTCAAATCCTCAACGGTGTCAACGCGGCCATCCTCGTGGACAACGAAAACAGCGAAATACTGGAAGAAATTCTCGCGAACCCAAAGACGGGTTTCCCGTTCCCTGTCCTCCAGATTCTGGACTTCAAAGCGCAACCATATGCGCGCACGGGTATAACCAAAACGCGGAAACGGATCCTCGACCTGCTGAAAATTGATTTGAGGCCCGAGGACATCTTCAACGGACAGGTCCCGGTCTTCGTCCAGGAAATAGCTGATTTCCCCGATCAGGTCGCTGCTTGTGAAGTCCGGCCCCACTTCAACGGCTGCCTGGGCCGCTGCGCCAAGCAGACAAATCTGCAGCCAAATCGAGGCGATCGTCAAGCCAAATCTAGACATTCAGTATGACGTCGCGCCCCCAACCAAGATCCCAGTATTGTGTGTGTCCAATCCCGGGTTCACCGCTCTTTTTACTGTCAGCTTGGCACTTTAGACAACAACTGACAATCCGTGTTGAAAAGCTCTTATCATTGTTGGGCGGTGAGGTTCTCTCTTGATCCGTTTGCAGACGGCTGTTCAACCAACGCCTTTTTCATCGCGGCACAAACAGACAGAGGCGCACCGGGGGACGGTGCGCCTGTGTTGATTGATGTTCGCGAAGAATTCAGCCAGCGAAATTCTTGGCGCCCTTTGTGCAGTTCACCTTGAGCGGGATCCACTGCGTTGACCCCTTATGCCCGATGGCGACCACTTTGTACTTGCGGTTTGTGGTCTTGTTGAACTTGTAGGTTTTGGCCCAACGTTTTGAGAAACCTCCGCCACCTCTGGAGGTTGTGACGCTCGCTTTCTGCTTTTCGCCGTCGCCGCGATAATAGAGGAACTCAACCTTGCCCGGGCGGGTGGTGTGAAACTCCGCCACCATCTTGACCGGCTTGCCGCATTTGGGTCTTGCGGGGATGGTGTAGAGCTTCAGGCCCTTGAGCTTCATGGCAACGGTCGAATTGCCCGTGCGCTTGGGACCTTTCCCGTGGCAGACAACTTTTGCCGTCATGACCGAACTGCGCTTAACGGTCTGCTCATGCTTTCCAAAATGCGTATGCTTTACGGAGAGCTGACCTTTCAGGCCCAGGTCCCTTACGACTTTCTGGCCGCCGCCATGGGCGTTGCATGCAGCGCGGGCTGCCTTTTCCTGGCCTTTCATGACATTGCTGCCGATGTTGAGCGTAACGAGCTTTTCGCTCTTGTTCTTGATGTGTGACAGTGAGCCGATCAAAACACCTTCAAGCAGGAACTCGGCATCGACAACATGGTGCGCAATGCCGCCCTTGTTTTGCCTGATCCGGTATTTCATGCGCGGCTTGAAGGCCCTTCCCTTGTTCGCCCACACCCATTTGCCATTTTGAAACTTCATCTCGTAAACGGGATAGTCTTCATAAGCGCTCTTCACGAAATGAAATTTGACTTCCTTGATCTTGGCGCTTGCCTGCGTGGCACCCAAAGCAGATACCAGCACAATTGCCGCCAATGCGGATTTAAAGATCTTATTCCTCATTTTGCGTTTCCTCTTGTCTCCAACCAGGCCACGGGGCCTGACGGTTTCAATCATGGCGACGGTGAACGTTTTCGTGTCCATCGCGGTGACATCCGACAGGTAGGAAGCGTTTGTTTCGATACATTTTCAGAAATAGGCGAACGTGTTTCAGTCATGTTTCAAATCATATGACGGAAGAGCCATGTCTGCCTTGGACAGTGCTTCGGCCCTCGCGCAGCCTTCCGTCACACAGCCGCATTCAGTCATTTTGGGCGGGTTCAAATCGCAAGCTCGCAGCCACCGGGACGAGCACTCGACAACAGAATCCATCCAATAGTTTGGACGGTAGGATACAACCGGTCGAAACCCCTTCCGCCAAGGATAGCGGCCCTGACGGTCGCGACGCCTTGCGCCCAGAAGCGGGAACGCGCCGCGTTCACAGTCGCTGCCAACCCGCTTAAACGATTATTTACGACTTTCTGACAGCTCTTGCATATGATGGTGAATACAACGTCAGGTAGGTCTGGAAGGCCTTTCAGAGACCGCAATTGGCCGGGCGTCCTGATCGCGGCCGCAATTGTCAGCCTGTTTTCCCATTGGTTCTGGCACTATTCTCATTTGAAGGCTCAGTTTTCCGGCGAAACAGCGCAAGCTTCAGCGACAATCAAGGAGATCTCCTCACGTGGATGCCGTGTCCTTGATCGTTGCAATGGCGCGCAGGCGCGGGTCTTTGAGGCGCGCATTCAGTACCAAACAACACATGGTGAAGCGGTTACCGCATTGATGAAATTCGGGTCGCGGTTTTGGAGTGAAGGCGACACAATCGACATCGTCTACCCGGTCGCTAATCCTGACGTGGTGACCTTCGATCTGGATAGCACTCTAAGGTATTGGACTTTTCGGCAAATTGAGGCTCTTGTGATCCTTTTCATTGGTATCGGTATTGGATTGCATCAATGGTTCAGTCCAAACAGTAGCGACAGCAGGATCGCGTTTCGCTCTGATTGAACCGGAAGGGATTGAACGAACCCTGTCGCTTTCAGCAGATCCTCTTTGCCATCCAAGGTAAATGTCGGTAACGGCCTGTAATGAACATTCGCCCGCCACTCCGGATGCTGCCGATCAGTCCCATCTGGGTGGGATGATCAGTAACTCTCGCGATAAAGCGTGAATACGTCTTCCGCTGGCATGCCGTCGACATGGGCCATTTCGCTGGACTTGTGTGCGGCATAGACTTTCACAAAAGCTTCGCCAAACCATTTTACAGCAGAATCTGAGCTGGAGAACCGCCCAAGCGCCGCACCCAGGGATTGAGGGAGCCGTTCCACCCCAAGCTCTGCCAGTCCGGCGCTGTCAAGTTCGGACAAATCTTCTTTCGTTGGCAGCGGCGTAGGAAGGTCATCCTCGACACCCTGCGCCATCGCGTGCATCAATGCGGCCATCGCGATATAGGGGCTGGCTGCCGCATCAACAGACCGGACCTCCCAGTTGAACTTAGAATCCGCATTGGGGTCCTCCGGCTTTACCGGGCAAATGCGCACAGCTGCCTCGCGATCGCAGATGCTCATATTGTTGAAGGCAGCGCTCCAACGATGAGGGACAAGGCGGGCATAGGAGATCACACTCGGTGCCAGGAGCGCTTGTATCTCAGGCAAATGGCGCAGCAATCCCGCAACCATTGCTCCGGCGGGCGCCGACAATCCGCCC
This portion of the Hoeflea prorocentri genome encodes:
- a CDS encoding response regulator, which produces MTTKSPQFTALIADDHDLIRSALRLALEKPGSIEPDGIGVVAEASNGIEAVSAAKRFKPDLIILDISMPLASGAEVFEDIRRWSPDSRIVILTAVTSPGLLASIKDGGAAGLFSKAGSNEELFAQLPHILRGGTYFAESMTRIISRSEKHINLTARERQYLTMVLRGKSNADIADGMGISAKTAEKHRASMMKKLGVHSAAQLFHRANELGMIEASDQPD
- a CDS encoding sensor histidine kinase, coding for MSRFGLTIASIWLQICLLGAAAQAAVEVGPDFTSSDLIGEISYFLDEDRDLSVEDVLGPQINFQQVEDPFPRFGYTRARIWLRFEVQNLEDRERETRLWVRENFFQYFAVFVVHEDGRVDTVEDLTPQSTFSERPVPYAQLVAPLNLQPNETATILVRYASGGSSEAKMTLESRESFAGQAANNTAKKFVFYGMMTIMVVAALIAFAILRLSVFPAYAAYAGSILMYIVHSDGTGFQYLWPNAPWFNTNASLVWGSSFIICGAIYTRLFLETAKYHPVMNKVLYAVIAAAIGLDIYALIDTQMAKKLMVLFALISIIACISAGVVAAIERFKMVRFFMFAWIGGAFAALIMTLQHWIGLDISQEAQLDFMRLVMVLDAGLMGLAIADRYLQERTLQQEVLQENLAQTRENLDLSRRLQALENKYAEAEEAARDRDISSQNALHDLRQPLNALRLTVNSLTGDDRLSDGWATAETTLDYLENLLAEHVSANNEAPASSEMIGLPELLNTIHAMFIEDAQQKGTNLLLDPDIPDVEVPALQVMRILSNLVANAIKYSTEGAIRLHASRRGKTIAVEVRDDGPGLTQEEFQLAIRRKVRLERHSDGIEGQGFGLAIAHDLAESLNFDLQLLAPEGKGAAISLNMPVPVSQSG
- a CDS encoding DUF3592 domain-containing protein gives rise to the protein MMVNTTSGRSGRPFRDRNWPGVLIAAAIVSLFSHWFWHYSHLKAQFSGETAQASATIKEISSRGCRVLDRCNGAQARVFEARIQYQTTHGEAVTALMKFGSRFWSEGDTIDIVYPVANPDVVTFDLDSTLRYWTFRQIEALVILFIGIGIGLHQWFSPNSSDSRIAFRSD